Genomic segment of Candidatus Chlorohelix allophototropha:
CGGATATGATGCCAATGGTGGTTATGCCGAATATCATGTGGTGGATGAAGCTTTCGCTTATCCCATTCCCGAACGTTTCAGCGATATTGAAGCCGCTCCGCTGCTTTGCGCCGGAGTAATCGGCTACCGCGCCTTGCGCCTGTCCGAAATCAAACCGGGCGGGAGATTAGGGTTGTACGGATTTGGCGCATCGGCGCATATCTCCCTCCAAATTGTCCAACACTGGGGTTGCGAGGTGTATGTATATACGCGCGGCGAAAACCACAAGCAATTGGCGCGAGAATTAGGCGCAAAATGGGTGGGCGGGGTGGGCGAGGAAACGCCGCCGCTGGATAGCGCGATAATTTTTGCCCCTGCTGGCGGCTTGGTGGTGGAGGCGTTAAAGAGGCTGGATAAGGGCGGCACGCTGGCGTTGGCGGGTATTTACATGACTCCCATTCCGCAGTTTGATTATCCTTTGCTATACGGAGAACGCACCATCCGCAGTGTGGCGAACAGCACCCGCCAAGATGCGCTTGATCTGCTGAGGGTGGCGGCAGAGATTCCGGTACGCACCGAAACGCAGCTTTTCGATTTGGACGGGTTAAATCAGGCGTTGGCAGACCTCAAATACGGCAAGATTAAAGGTTCAGGTGTGGTAAAGATTTAACGGCACATATCCCCAAGCTAGGTATGATGAAAGGGAGCAGGAAGTAGGGGCTAAAATTTCTCGAAAGATTTTACAATTATGTGTCTTTCATCATCGGTAGAGAAAATTAATGTCGGGTCGTAATATATTCTAGACGGGTAACTATAGACCGGGTCAAACTCAATCTCTACTTTGGTTTTCTCGTTGTTTTTTCCATGCCAAGTTCCATTTTGCGGGGCATATTCTTTTGCCAAACCAAAAATCACCGGGATGGTAAATTCTTCAAGATTATAAGGAGGGGGCGGACATACAGGGTTAAGCGCGCCTCGTTTACAGGTAGCAGTATAATCTGTGACAACTCCTCCTCTAACGGTCATATTGTAGGTAAACTCCCAATTCCCACTGTAAAAAGTTAACACGCTGATACGGTAATCGGTGATGCCGTGCGCGTTCCAACGCTGCTCTGCTTCCGTTACTTGCTGCGCTAGTCCTGTATCAGGTCCGGGCGGTATGTTTGACAAGATTAACCAAATAATGAGAAAAGGTAGTGGGGTAAGCAGCAGCGCTACTACCTTTAAGAAATCGCCCAGCCTGATTTTATCTTCATGCCTATAGTACATTTATAAATTAACTCAGCAAAAACTCATAGGTATGGTCTTCAAGCTCGATTTCGCCCTTTGCCAGAATTTCGGCTTTGCGCCGCTGGCTTTCTTCTCCCGGCAAGCGAATCTCGGTAACGCCCGGCGCTTTATCGCTGGCTTTAATATCGTGGATTAGCTGCTCGGCTTGTGCTTCGAACACTTCCTCATCTACGAACAAATCGGGGCGAATTGCCAAATACAGACCATTGAAATGGGCGGGTTGATGAATTATCGGGTCGATTTTGTCATTGCCCGTTTGAGTACCAAGCATCGAGTTGCACATAAGCTCAAACATAAATGCCAAGCCATAGCCTTTATATCCTGCAAAGGGCAACAGGCGCGGGCGGTTGGTGGCATCCATCGTGGCGAAGGGGTCGGTGGTAGGTTTACCTTGTAAATCAACTGCCATGCCTTCTGGCAAAGACTTTTTATCGCGCTGCGCTACTAGAATCTGGTTGAAAGTTCCGGCGCTGGTTGCCATATCCAAAACCACCGGGGGCTTATTCTTGCGCGGAACGCCGATGGTGAGTGGGTTGGTGCTGAGCATGGGTATTATCCCGCCGGGCGGCACAACCACTGAAGGGGCGGTGTTTATCACAATTCCGATTAAACCTGCTTCTGCCATCATTTGGCTGTAATAGCCTAGTAACCCGCTCGCCCCGCCGTTGCGCATGCCCACCAACGCCACACCGTTTAGCTGCGCTTTGGCAATTGCTAGTTTGTTGGCGTAGTGGTGAATGTAATAGGGAAAGTGGAAACCGCCATCCACCAGCGCGGACACGGGTGTTTCGCGCTGTACCGTCAGTTCGGTGCGGCGACTAGCCCCCTCTTGATACTGAATCAAGTTATTGTACAGGTGGCGAAAGCCATGTGTGCGCTTGCCCCAAAGTTCCGCCTCCAGATAAATCGGCGCGGCGATTTCCGCCTCAACCTGCGGCACACCGTTGCGGGTCATTTTGGAGATGCCCAATTCCAACAATTTCTCAATTTTAAGGGTTACCATCTTTAGCCTATTCCAAAATGTTCTTTTAAACGCTGCACCCATGCCAACCCCGCTTCAAAATCATCGGCGGGAGGCGCCCAAACGGCAAAAGTTTTATGGGTTTCCTCTAAATATGGACCTTCCAGCACCTCATACAACACTGTACCGGATTCGAGAGCGGCGAGGCTGTGCCAAGTGCGAGGTGGTACTTCTACCCCAAGCCGGGTTGTTCCTTCTTCCAGCAAAACGCAACCGGTAGGCGTACCGCTTTCATCGAAACTGAACAGGGCGGCGCGTCCTTTCAGAATGATAAACGCCTCGACTTTATCAGGATTCTCATGTTTATGCGGCATTACATAGCTGTCAGGTTCTACCGCATTCAGCATACGCTGTATCGGGTCGGGATGTGCGTGGAAGCGATGGATGGCGCGGCGGCGGGGCGAAACTTGCGCTTGC
This window contains:
- a CDS encoding WbuC family cupin fold metalloprotein, producing the protein MLIPINETLIEQVRQQAQVSPRRRAIHRFHAHPDPIQRMLNAVEPDSYVMPHKHENPDKVEAFIILKGRAALFSFDESGTPTGCVLLEEGTTRLGVEVPPRTWHSLAALESGTVLYEVLEGPYLEETHKTFAVWAPPADDFEAGLAWVQRLKEHFGIG
- a CDS encoding Ldh family oxidoreductase yields the protein MVTLKIEKLLELGISKMTRNGVPQVEAEIAAPIYLEAELWGKRTHGFRHLYNNLIQYQEGASRRTELTVQRETPVSALVDGGFHFPYYIHHYANKLAIAKAQLNGVALVGMRNGGASGLLGYYSQMMAEAGLIGIVINTAPSVVVPPGGIIPMLSTNPLTIGVPRKNKPPVVLDMATSAGTFNQILVAQRDKKSLPEGMAVDLQGKPTTDPFATMDATNRPRLLPFAGYKGYGLAFMFELMCNSMLGTQTGNDKIDPIIHQPAHFNGLYLAIRPDLFVDEEVFEAQAEQLIHDIKASDKAPGVTEIRLPGEESQRRKAEILAKGEIELEDHTYEFLLS
- a CDS encoding zinc-dependent alcohol dehydrogenase family protein; its protein translation is MKAMILRQPSDIDTKPLVLEDLPIPEPAPNQLRLKVHVCALCHTDLHIVEGEIAPHLSPVVPGHQIVGVVDKLGEGATRFSIGQRLGVPWLYRTDQTCCYCQKGLENLCEHGKFTGYDANGGYAEYHVVDEAFAYPIPERFSDIEAAPLLCAGVIGYRALRLSEIKPGGRLGLYGFGASAHISLQIVQHWGCEVYVYTRGENHKQLARELGAKWVGGVGEETPPLDSAIIFAPAGGLVVEALKRLDKGGTLALAGIYMTPIPQFDYPLLYGERTIRSVANSTRQDALDLLRVAAEIPVRTETQLFDLDGLNQALADLKYGKIKGSGVVKI
- a CDS encoding DUF6174 domain-containing protein, which gives rise to MYYRHEDKIRLGDFLKVVALLLTPLPFLIIWLILSNIPPGPDTGLAQQVTEAEQRWNAHGITDYRISVLTFYSGNWEFTYNMTVRGGVVTDYTATCKRGALNPVCPPPPYNLEEFTIPVIFGLAKEYAPQNGTWHGKNNEKTKVEIEFDPVYSYPSRIYYDPTLIFSTDDERHIIVKSFEKF